The genomic segment TACAGGCAATGAGAAGCTCATGCGCGGAATTCTGCGCGACGAGTGGGGATTTGATGGGGTGCTCATATCTGACTGGGCTTCGATTCGTGAAATGGTCGCACATGGAGCGGCTGAAGATGATTGCGAAGCAGCCTATCGGGCTATCCGTGCGGGGGTGGATATCGAAATGATGACGCCTTGTTATGTTCAGCATCTACCGAAGCTGATGGAGAGCGGCCGGGTGGATGAAGCGCTGATTGACGAAGCTGTACTGCGTATTCTGCGTTTGAAGGAAAAACTCGGACTCTTCGAAAATCCGCTTCGTGCAGCAGACCCTGATAGAGAACGCGAGGTTATTTTCTGCGCTGAGCATCGAAACGTTTCTTATGATCTTGCAGCCAAGTCCAGCGTTCTGCTTAAAAACAATGGCCTCTTGCCGCTTCAAACCGATGCAAACGTGGCTTTAATCGGTCCTTTTGCTCAAAGTGATGACATTCTCGGCTGGTGGTCCTGCGTTGGAGCGAAGGAAGATGCAGTTCAGCTTGGCAAATCGCTGCAAGAGCGGCTGTCCGGAGGCAAACTCAGCATTGCCGAAGGTTCCGGCATCGACAGCATTACACAGCAGCAGATTGAAGCAGCTCTGGAAGCAGCGCGAAACGCTGATATTATTGTTTTGGCATTAGGTGAAGATTCAGCAATGAGCGGTGAGGGGGGCTCGCGGACGAACATCCGTCTCCCAGAGGCGCAGCTTGAGCTGGTGAAACAGCTGAAAACACTTGGCAAGCCGCTGGCAGCCGTTATTTTTAACGGCCGTCCACTCGACCTAAATGGTATTTTCGAAGAGGCGGATGCAGTGCTGGAAGCATGGTTCCCGGGCAGTGAAGGCGGGGCTGCTGTCGCAGATATTCTGATTGGTAATGTGAATCCTTCCGCTCGTTTAACCATGTCCTTCCCGCAATCGGTAGGCCAGGTTCCGGTCTACTACAACCATTTCAACACAGGCCGTCCGCTGGATCCTCAAAAAACGGAGGAACGTTACGTTTCCAAATATATCGACAGCCCGAATGATCCTCTGCTTCCGTTTGGATTCGGACTTTCGTATACCAACTTCGAATATAGTGATTTGACGATTTCAAGCCAGGAAATGAAGGCCGGAGACCCGCTGACGGTTCAAGTCAAAGTGACGAACACGGGAGACAGAGCGGGAGTGGAGACCGTACAGCTGTATATCCGCGATATCGCGGGTGAGGTTGTACGTCCGATGCGCGAGCTCAAAGGTTTTGAGAAACTGGAACTAGCGCCAGGAGAAAGCGGCACTGCGACCTTTACTCTGACAGAAGAACAGCTACGGTACCATCACTCTGATCTCAGCTTTAGCAGTGACCCGGGAACATTCCAGGTATTTGTCGGACCCAATAGCCGCGACACCTTGGAGCAGTCTTTTAAATTGATCTGAGTTTAGTTACGGAAATTCATCAAATACAGATTCCGGAAAGACTCCTTATGTCTTGCCGGGATCATCACATACTGTAAAAAAGAATAGCTGCCTTGAAAAACAACCGTCTTCTGCCGGATTGTTTAACAGGATAGGAGGAATAAACATACATGACAGCCACCATGACGAATTCTAAGCTTAACATTCAAGCAGGTGATCTGTGCTTTACATTTTGGAAAAGCGGAGATTTGTATCAGGCCGTTAGCGGCCGGACGATGATCAATCAATTGATGACAAGCCCTCTTGAAGGGTCTTTGAATAACTTATACCTGCGTATCCATAACGATTCGGGCATCTCTTCTTACCCGCTGCTTGGACTTCATTCCCGAAGTACGGTTAGCACCGGGGGGAACCGGATGGTGTGGGAAGGAACTGCTGAAGATGTTCAATACCGAGTGACCTTTGCCTTATCAGCTCAGGGTGTATGGTTCTGGGATGTGGTTACTCACGGTGAAAACGTGAAGATAGACATCATTTACGGGCAGGATATCGGCAATGCGGATGTCGGAGCTGTACGCAGCAATGAGGCATACTTATCTCAGTATATCGATCATTCTGTTTTCGAGGACAAGGATCATGGCTATGTGGTTTGTTCGAGACAGAATCAGCCGCAAGGCGGGACGTTCCCTTATATACAGCAAGGCTCTCTGACTCGTGCGTCAGGTTATTCAACCGATGGTTTTCAATTTTTTGGACTGTCTTACAAAGAAACGAATATACCGTCATGCCTAAGTCAAACTGGGCTTGCCAATGAAATCTACCAATACGAATTTGCCTACACGGCGCTCCAGTCAGAGCTGGTTTCGCTCAATGGTGAAGCTCGCTTTGTATTCTATGGCCTTGTGAAAGCTGACCACGCTTCTGCAGTGACGGAGCTGGAATTCAAGGATGAAGTGCAGCAAGCTTGGGATGCCTATCAGGCTGAAGAAATGAAAGAACCGATGCAAAAGCTTTCTCCGATTAGTCTTAAAAAAGTCATGGGTGATCCGCTGCAGACGCTTTCCATGACGGATGAAGAAGTGAATTCGCGTTTCCCGAGCCATACAAGACATCAGGAAGAGCGTGAAGACGGGCAATTGATTGCTTTCTTTACGGATTCCTACGAACATATCGTTTTGAAGGAAAAGGAACTGCTCGTTGAGCGTCCACATGGACATATCCTGATGAGCGGAAACAATGTGCAGTTGGGGGCCAAGGTGGTTACCACCACTTCATATATGTATGGTATTTTCAACTCGCATCTTGTTGTAGGCAATACGAACTTCAATAAAATGATGAGTAATGCTCGCAGTGCCCTTAACATTCCCAAGACCTCTGGCCAGCGGATTTACATGGAACTGGATGGTCAATACCAGCTGCTCACGATGCCTTCCTTGTTTGAAATCGGCTTTAACTATGTGCGCTGGTATTACAAAACGAGTGACGACATGCTGATCATTACAAACTTTACGACTGTGGATACGCCAGAGGTTCGTCTGAATGTGCGTTCCGAAAGTGGCAAAGCCTACCGCTTCCTGGTGACCAACCAGATCACCATGGAAGTGAATGAATATGAGAAGCCGGTTCGCATGACGAATGATAACGGCATACTTACTTTCTACGGCGGGCAGGATGCAATCCGCATGGAAGCCTATCCGGATCTGCAATACCGGATGTGGGTTGAAGGTGCAAGTGTTGAAATCGGTGATGAAACCGTGCTTGCTGATGGTGTCCAGGCCGGCTGCGCGTCCCTGGTGACGATGAAGATCGATTCTACCCAGGAATGGACACTTACGGTTCAAGGATTGCTCGATGGAGAGGAACTTCCGTCGTCTACCAAGAATATAGAAGAAGAGATTGTAAAATATCATGATTTTTATAAGCAGGTTATGAACGAATTCCATCTTACTGGGGCAGATGGATCAGAAAAGGATGATTTATTTAAAGTCAACGCGTTGGCCTGGTGGTATACGCATAATATGCTCGTCCATTATTCGGTCCCGCACGGTCTTGAACAGTATGGCGGAGCGGCCTGGGGAACCCGGGATGTATGCCAGGGTCCTACCGAATATTTCATGGCAACGCAAAAATTCGAACAAGTCCGCGATATTCTGCTTACAGTCTATACCCATCAATATGAAGATGATGGAAACTGGCCGCAGTGGTTTATGTTTGACCGTTATGCGCCTGTCCAGCAGGAAGAAAGCCATGGAGATATTATCGTATGGCCGCTAAAGGTACTTAGTGATTATTTGACGGCTACACAGGATTACAGTATTTTGAAGGAAAAGGTTTCCTATACCATGAAGGGGAGCTTCCAGTTTACGGAGCAAACATTTACGGTATTGGAGCATGTGAATAAAGAAATCGGTTATATCCGGAGTCATTTCCTGCACGACACTTACTTGTCTTCTTACGGAGATGGAGATTGGGATGATACGCTCCAGCCTGCGAATGCACAGCTCAAGAAGTATATGGTCAGCAGTTGGACGGTTGCATTGACTTACCAGACATTAACCCAGCTTTCTGCGGCATTGCTTCCTGAAGAGCCAGCGCTAGCGGCAGAGCTTCAGGAAATGGCTTCCGGAATCAAACGCGATTTTAACCAATACATGCTGCAGACAGAAGTCATTCCTGGTTTCCTTTACATGGAAGATCCGGATTCAACCAAACTGATGCTGCATCCGACAGATACCGAGACCGGCATCCAGTACCGTTTGCTGCCGATGACACGGAGTATGATCGCAGAGCTTCTGGATCCGGAGCGTGCAAAGGCGCATTATGATCTGATCAAGGAAAAGATGTTCTTCCCTGATGGCGTCCGCTTGATGAACCGTCCTGCCCAATATGCAGGTGGAGTCAGCACGCATTTCAAACGGGCGGAGCAGGCTGCAAACTTCGGACGTGAAGTAGGGCTTCAATATGTGCATGCCCACATCCGGTTCGTGGAAGCCATGGCGAAGCTGGGACATGCTGACGATGTATGGAACGGGCTAAACGTTATTAACCCGGTAGGTATTCGTGATGTGGTTCCGAATGCGGAAATTCGCCAAAGTAATTCTTATTTCAGCAGCTCGGACGGCAAGTTTAATACACGTTATGATGCTCAGACGAATTTTGATGAGCTTCGCAGCGGCAAGGTTCCGGTGAAGGGCGGCTGGAGAATCTATTCCAGTGGACCGGGGATCTACATGAATCAGCTGATTTCTAACGCACTTGGAATACGTCAGGACCATGAAGGGCTTGTGGTAGACCCTGTGCTGCCTTCTTCATTGGATGGTATGCATTTTGATTTCCAATATAACGGAGTGAAAGTAACCTTTATCTATCATATTACCGGAGCTCCCGTTAGCAAGGTCGTCCTGAATGGAAAGGCACTGAATACCGAGAGAATATCCAACCCTTACCGTGAGGGCGGAGCACGCATTTCAAGAGAAGCCTTTGAGGCAGCGATGAATGGTGAACATAATGTAATTGACATTTTTATGTAATTTCAAGGCGATCTTTAGGGATCGCCATTTTCCATAGGTATATAGATCTGCGTCATGTGAACGAAGTAAGAATGGAGCTAACCAAAGTAAGGAGCGAGGACCATTGGTAAGTATAAAAGATATCGCCAAAAAAGCCGGGGTTTCAATTTCAACGGTATCTTATGCGCTTAACGGAAGCAGCAAGGTAACGGACGAGACAAGCTCAAAAATACTGGCCATCGCCAGAGAATTGAACTACGTGCCCAACGCGGCTGCAAGAACATTAAAAAAGAGGGAATCCAGAATCCTGGGTGTGTTCCTGACAGATTTTAAAGGTGATGTATACGGGGAACTGCTGGATGGGATGAAGGAGGTTTGCAATTCACAAGGTTATGACCTGATCGTGTGCAGCGGCAAGCAGTCTCACCGGATGCTGCCGGAGCGTATGATCGACGGCGCAGTGATCCTGGACCATACATTTTCCAGTGAAGAGCTTCTTAAATATGCGGAACGCAATCATAAAATCGTCGTATTGGACAGGGAACTGGAACACCCGAACATTAATCAGGTATTGCTGGATAACAAAGCCGGGGCAACATTGGCTACAGAGTATTTGGTTGAGCAGGGGCATAAGAAAATTTATGTTGTTTCCGGGCCTGAGGGATCGTATGACTCTACGCAGCGGATGAAAGCTGTGAAGATGGTAGCGGACCGGGCCGAGGACGTGGAATGGATTGAAATCCAAGGGGATTTCAAGAAGAGCGGCGGTGAAAAGGCTGCGGAGCAGATCATGCAGGAATACACGGAGCCGGTAGCTGTGTTCTGTCTTAATGATGAGATGGCGATCGGTCTTTGCAACCGGATTGCCGATACCGAATTCAAGATTGGTGAGCATGTTCATCTGATCGGCTTCGATAATATCGAGCTTACCCGTTACATGCAGCCGCGGCTGGCCACCATTGATTATTCCAAGCGGAAATGGGGGGCGCTCGCGTCGGAGCAGTTGATCAAAATTATATCCGGCGAAAAAGTGGATCATGAGCGTATTTATGTCACCCTTGTAAAGGGAGACTCTGTCGGAACAGAAACCACAAGGAACGTACCCCGTCCAAACTAACAAATGACCCGAAGAGACACTTGAAAACAGGTGCTTCCTCTCGGGTCATTTGTATATTTTCCGGCTTCTTGCCTCAGACAGACTTCTATATCATATATCGGAGCTGTCTGGCATAAGGGCCAAGTACAGGGCTGTTTTCGAGATAGGAGGCATAGACGCGGAGCAGTGTCTGGTTGGGATTTATCTGCATCAGTTCCTTCCGGAGCATACGGATCACGTCTTTTAGCTCATTTTGCAGATGCTCCGCCATGGGCAGATCATCGATTTGTTCCTCCAGGGAATCCAGAAAGCTTTGAATAGTTGCCACCCGCGTATGAGGGTCGACCGGATTCAGTTCGTTATAATAGACGTTCTTTTGGTTCATCACGGGCGTTGGTTTATTTTCAACGATATCACGCACGACTGCATCCATACGCTCCTCGATAAAACCGGAGAGTTCAGCCATCGGCAGTGAAATCACCTTTTGAATAGCGTAGGACAGATACTCTCTCAGCATTCCTCTGAAAATAATGACAACATCCCATATATGAGACTCGATTGTCTCTCCATATGCTTCATAAAAAAAGTCGCGGTGCAGTTGAAGAAGGGTTACTCTTTTCTTCTTCCAGGCGGCAATGAAATGCTCGTTATCCTTGACCGGCAGCTCTTTGAATTCACTCGTAAAGTAGTAGTTTTCAAGCATGTACTGCAATTGGAATTCAATCTTCCGCCGCAGCTTCTCTTTGGGTGGAGATTGCTGTTCGAAATCCAGTTCTCTTGCACGGGTGAACATCGTCTGATGACATGCCACAAAAACGGCGGTGAAGAGCTCTTCTTTTGAAGGGAACAGCTTATATATGCTTCCTTTTGCCATGCCGCAGGCTTCGGCAATTTCCTTCATCGAAGCCGCAACATATCCTTTTTCTTTAAATATCTCCATTGCTGTGTTCACAACTTGCTGTCGTTTCAATGCTTCCATAACGTCCACCTCATCTTGTATTTTGACATGCCGGCATGGGAAGGTCAATGGTGTGGATTGACGGCAGGAACCCGAGAGTCATATAATGAACTTGCGAGTTTTTTGAACACACAAGGAGGTGAACCAAAGCGTCATGCTTTGGAACATATGAAAATAGCTCAAGAACTGGAAATGCTGGAATTGTCCATCCCGGGCTCCGGTATGGTGCTGCATCCGGTGGTGATCGGCAGCAAAGATAGCTGGGTACTGGTGGATACGGGGATGCCAGGTCAATATGGAGCTATCAAGGAGTTGGTGCAGCAGGCTGGTTATACAGCTTTGGAACCAGGATCCATTATATTGACGCATCAGGATGTTGATCATGTGGGAAGCCTTCCGCAATTCTTGGATGGGAGTCACGGGACTATGGAGGTGTATGCCCACAAAGATGATCAGCCTTATATCGACGGTGAACTTCCATTTATCAAGCTGCGTCCGCAGGTAGTCGATATGCTCCGGAAGTCGCTGACGGAAAAAGAATATACCGGATTTGAACATGCCTTTTCCAAGGAATCGCCTGCCCAGGTTACTCACATCGTTGCTGAAGGGGATGTACTTCCTTTTGGCGGCGGACTCACCGTCATTCACACACCGGGACATACGCCCGGACATATCAGTTTATATCATGCAAACAGCAAAACGCTGATTGCCGGTGACGCATTAACGGTCAATAACGGCGAGCTTTGCGGACCGAATCCGCCGGTTACACCTGATATGAATCTGGCACTGAAATCCGTCCGTAAATTCAAGGATTATGATATTGAAGCGATTATTTGTTATCATGGCGGTGTCTTCAAAGGTGATATCCAGAAACGGATTGATGAGCTGACGGCGGATGTCCAGTAAAGCGGTCCGGCTTATCTATACTCTATTCTGCGGCATCATTGGCGCAATTATTTTTCAATGGATTCATATGCCGATCCCATGGCTGCTTGGGCCTATGATATGCACCTTGATCGCTTCGAAGTCATTCAAGCGGGTTAAGCCGTTGTGGCCGCCAGTTCTCCGTAATGCAGGGATGATTATAATCGGCTATACGGTCGGACTATCCTTTACGCTGGAGACGCTGCAGCAAATTGGACGGCAGCTGCCGTCCATGATTCTGCTGACGGTCCTTCTGCTGTTATGCAGTTTGATGATTGCCTCGTTGGTATCGCTGCTGTCAGGGGTCCCGTTTCCAACAGTACTCATGGGAAGCATCCCCGGTGGATTGACTCAAATGATACCGCTGGCTGAAGAGATCAAAGGTATTGATATTACTGTCGTGACCTTTTTGCAGGTTTCACGATTGATGATGATCATCTTCTTTGTGCCGCTGCTTGTTTTCAGTCCCTTGTTTGAAGGTGCAGGCGGCAAAACGGTCGAAGGGGTTGTGCACAGTGCTGCTGCCGCAAGCTGGGAGGGACTGTTTCCCCACATTATTGTGTTTGCGGTTCTCTGCACTCTCTTTGCCATCGTGGGGCAGCGTTTCAAATTCCCGACAGCTTATCTGCTCGGGCCCATGATTGCAACCGTTCTTCTTAACTTATCCGGCTATACGGGTCATGCTTTGCCAACCGTATTTCTGAACGCCTCACAGCTGGTGATCGGGATATATGTAGGAATGCTATTGAAGCCTGAGCAGCTAGGGAATAAGCTGCGGATTATCATACTGGCGATTTTCAGTGGAGCTTCGCTGATCGTATGCTCCATCGGTCTCAGCCTGCTGCTTACCAAGCTCCACACCGTTTCCATGGTAACCGCCTTTTTGGGTTTGGCCCCCGGTGGTATGGATCAGATGGGGATCATCGCTAAAGAAGCGGGAGCGGATCTATCCGTTGTGATTTGCTACCAGCTGTTCCGAACATTGTTTATATTCCTGGCGGTGCCTCCGCTGTTAAAGGCTATCTTTAAAGCGATGGCCCGTAAACAGCCTTCTGGCAGTTAACAGATTTTTATACAAAAAAAGCTCCACTGCCTGTGATCAGGTCAGTGGAGCTTTTTAAAATTCAGCTTAGGAGCATCAATATAATGGACGAGAGGGATAAGCAGGCGCTGATCAAATAGATGAAGACAACGGCCTGTTTCGGACTAAGCCCCCAGGAGATTAGGCGGTAATGAATCTGACTGCGGTCTGCCTTATACACCGGTTGTCCGTTCAAATAACGCTTGATCACAACATAGATGTTATCAAAAATCGGAACTCCGAGCGCCAGCACCGGCACCAGGATTGAAATAACGGTAACCTGTTTGAATGCCCCGTCCAGTGCAATTATGCCAAGCATAAACCCGATGAAGGTTGCACCTGCATCCCCCATATAGATTTTGGCTGGCGGCTTGTTGTATTTCAGATAGCCGAGCGCAACACCGACGAGAATGATCGCCATAATGGCTGAGTGGGACTGGCCCTTGGCAATCGCCACAACGAAGAGGGTCAATGCCGAGATGCCGGCTACGCCTCCGGATAGACCGTCAAGTCCGTCCATGAAGTTAATGACCGTGGTCACACCGAAGATCCATAGAATGGTCAAAATGAACTGGAGCCATTCGGGAAACACGATCATATGGCCTACAAAAGGAATGGTTACTCCGACAAACGAAATACCGGAGAAATAAACAATAACAGCTGCCGCCACCTGAATCACGGTTTTCGGCAGGGCTGCAAAATCCTTGCCCCGCGTTTTATACCAGTCATCCACCATTCCGATTCCCATGATCAGGAGTGATCCGGCAATGACACCAGCCATTTCACGGTCCCAATGACGTGTCAATATCAGATACGGAATCATGAACCCAAGGAAAATGGCGATGCTCGCCAAATGAGGTACCGGTTCCTTATGAATTTTCCGGCTGGTGGGTCTGTCGACGAAATCAACCCGAATCGCCAACTTCCGCAGAGGTGGGATGAGTGCGAGCACAATAACGAGCGATAATATAAATCCGATTACATACACGATTTTTTGGCCTCCATAACTTCAGTTAACAATAGGACACATGCAATAACTTCCATATTCAGGCATATTTCTGGGATAAGCTCTATTTCTAACTAGGATAATACCTATTTTTACAAAAGACAACGATAAATATTTAATATTTCCATAACATACCAATCGAACGCTTTTAACAAATGTATACGAAAATAGACCTATATCCATTAAGCGATAAGAAAAGGGTGAGCCATTTGAAAAATAATAAAATGTTCCAAATTCTTGCGGCAGCTGCACTGGTAACGACAGCCCTGTCGGCAGGAACCGCCGAAGCTGCAACGGCAAAAGCACCAGTCAAAAGTCCTGCTTCCAAAACGACAGCGGCTAAATTTGCTGTAACGACAACGCAGATTTTGGTAAACGGTCAAAGCGTTTCCGTGCAAATGCTCCAAGCGGGGAATGGCAAACTGATTGCGGTTGGCGACCTGGTTAAGGCCTATGGAGCGGCTGTCACCTCCTCCAAAGGAGTCATCACAATCAAATCGGACAAAATCGGACATAGCCTGCAGCTTCAAACAGGCTCTAAAACATTCAAGCTGGACGGAGAAGCGCATTCTTTTACAACAGCTCCGCTTATGCAGGATAACCGTTCGTATGTCGAGCTGAAGCCGGTTGTTCTTGCACTCGGTGGTGAAGTTTTGGATGCCGGACAAACCCTTCAGATCCTGACGAAAGAAAGAATCGCTGGAAGCTTCGCTTCCGTAAACTTTGACGCTCAGGGCCAAGTGATTGCCATTAAGGATGATGCGGATCCGGCTCAACTATTTCACCTGAATACCGATTACAGCTCACGTTTATTATCTTCAGACAACAACGTCTTGAATATGTCAATTTCTCCGAATGGGGATTCAGCTGCCTACACAGATGAAACTGGACAGCTTTACCTGACCAGCTTATCGGGCGGCCAACCGTTAAAACTTGGCGCGGATACTTCAGTGAAAACAGATTTGGCCTGGTCTG from the Paenibacillus sp. J23TS9 genome contains:
- a CDS encoding glycoside hydrolase family 3 N-terminal domain-containing protein; the encoded protein is MDIQQLQGLVKQMTLEEKIAQLLQLTAHFHEGTDNEGQVTGPMEEMGITESMVTASGSVLGLSGAQAIIDVQNSYLSKSRLGIPLLFMADVVHGFKTIFPIPLAIGCSWDTELAEKSAEIAARESAVSGIHVTFAPMVDLVRDPRWGRVMETTGEDPYLNSLFARAFVRGYQGDNLKEDPDRLAACVKHFAAYGAPEGGRDYNTVNMSERNLRESYLPAYKAALDEGCEMVMTSFNTVDGIPATGNEKLMRGILRDEWGFDGVLISDWASIREMVAHGAAEDDCEAAYRAIRAGVDIEMMTPCYVQHLPKLMESGRVDEALIDEAVLRILRLKEKLGLFENPLRAADPDREREVIFCAEHRNVSYDLAAKSSVLLKNNGLLPLQTDANVALIGPFAQSDDILGWWSCVGAKEDAVQLGKSLQERLSGGKLSIAEGSGIDSITQQQIEAALEAARNADIIVLALGEDSAMSGEGGSRTNIRLPEAQLELVKQLKTLGKPLAAVIFNGRPLDLNGIFEEADAVLEAWFPGSEGGAAVADILIGNVNPSARLTMSFPQSVGQVPVYYNHFNTGRPLDPQKTEERYVSKYIDSPNDPLLPFGFGLSYTNFEYSDLTISSQEMKAGDPLTVQVKVTNTGDRAGVETVQLYIRDIAGEVVRPMRELKGFEKLELAPGESGTATFTLTEEQLRYHHSDLSFSSDPGTFQVFVGPNSRDTLEQSFKLI
- a CDS encoding GH36-type glycosyl hydrolase domain-containing protein is translated as MTATMTNSKLNIQAGDLCFTFWKSGDLYQAVSGRTMINQLMTSPLEGSLNNLYLRIHNDSGISSYPLLGLHSRSTVSTGGNRMVWEGTAEDVQYRVTFALSAQGVWFWDVVTHGENVKIDIIYGQDIGNADVGAVRSNEAYLSQYIDHSVFEDKDHGYVVCSRQNQPQGGTFPYIQQGSLTRASGYSTDGFQFFGLSYKETNIPSCLSQTGLANEIYQYEFAYTALQSELVSLNGEARFVFYGLVKADHASAVTELEFKDEVQQAWDAYQAEEMKEPMQKLSPISLKKVMGDPLQTLSMTDEEVNSRFPSHTRHQEEREDGQLIAFFTDSYEHIVLKEKELLVERPHGHILMSGNNVQLGAKVVTTTSYMYGIFNSHLVVGNTNFNKMMSNARSALNIPKTSGQRIYMELDGQYQLLTMPSLFEIGFNYVRWYYKTSDDMLIITNFTTVDTPEVRLNVRSESGKAYRFLVTNQITMEVNEYEKPVRMTNDNGILTFYGGQDAIRMEAYPDLQYRMWVEGASVEIGDETVLADGVQAGCASLVTMKIDSTQEWTLTVQGLLDGEELPSSTKNIEEEIVKYHDFYKQVMNEFHLTGADGSEKDDLFKVNALAWWYTHNMLVHYSVPHGLEQYGGAAWGTRDVCQGPTEYFMATQKFEQVRDILLTVYTHQYEDDGNWPQWFMFDRYAPVQQEESHGDIIVWPLKVLSDYLTATQDYSILKEKVSYTMKGSFQFTEQTFTVLEHVNKEIGYIRSHFLHDTYLSSYGDGDWDDTLQPANAQLKKYMVSSWTVALTYQTLTQLSAALLPEEPALAAELQEMASGIKRDFNQYMLQTEVIPGFLYMEDPDSTKLMLHPTDTETGIQYRLLPMTRSMIAELLDPERAKAHYDLIKEKMFFPDGVRLMNRPAQYAGGVSTHFKRAEQAANFGREVGLQYVHAHIRFVEAMAKLGHADDVWNGLNVINPVGIRDVVPNAEIRQSNSYFSSSDGKFNTRYDAQTNFDELRSGKVPVKGGWRIYSSGPGIYMNQLISNALGIRQDHEGLVVDPVLPSSLDGMHFDFQYNGVKVTFIYHITGAPVSKVVLNGKALNTERISNPYREGGARISREAFEAAMNGEHNVIDIFM
- a CDS encoding LacI family DNA-binding transcriptional regulator, giving the protein MVSIKDIAKKAGVSISTVSYALNGSSKVTDETSSKILAIARELNYVPNAAARTLKKRESRILGVFLTDFKGDVYGELLDGMKEVCNSQGYDLIVCSGKQSHRMLPERMIDGAVILDHTFSSEELLKYAERNHKIVVLDRELEHPNINQVLLDNKAGATLATEYLVEQGHKKIYVVSGPEGSYDSTQRMKAVKMVADRAEDVEWIEIQGDFKKSGGEKAAEQIMQEYTEPVAVFCLNDEMAIGLCNRIADTEFKIGEHVHLIGFDNIELTRYMQPRLATIDYSKRKWGALASEQLIKIISGEKVDHERIYVTLVKGDSVGTETTRNVPRPN
- a CDS encoding TetR/AcrR family transcriptional regulator, whose translation is MEALKRQQVVNTAMEIFKEKGYVAASMKEIAEACGMAKGSIYKLFPSKEELFTAVFVACHQTMFTRARELDFEQQSPPKEKLRRKIEFQLQYMLENYYFTSEFKELPVKDNEHFIAAWKKKRVTLLQLHRDFFYEAYGETIESHIWDVVIIFRGMLREYLSYAIQKVISLPMAELSGFIEERMDAVVRDIVENKPTPVMNQKNVYYNELNPVDPHTRVATIQSFLDSLEEQIDDLPMAEHLQNELKDVIRMLRKELMQINPNQTLLRVYASYLENSPVLGPYARQLRYMI
- a CDS encoding MBL fold metallo-hydrolase, with protein sequence MKIAQELEMLELSIPGSGMVLHPVVIGSKDSWVLVDTGMPGQYGAIKELVQQAGYTALEPGSIILTHQDVDHVGSLPQFLDGSHGTMEVYAHKDDQPYIDGELPFIKLRPQVVDMLRKSLTEKEYTGFEHAFSKESPAQVTHIVAEGDVLPFGGGLTVIHTPGHTPGHISLYHANSKTLIAGDALTVNNGELCGPNPPVTPDMNLALKSVRKFKDYDIEAIICYHGGVFKGDIQKRIDELTADVQ
- a CDS encoding AbrB family transcriptional regulator — protein: MSSKAVRLIYTLFCGIIGAIIFQWIHMPIPWLLGPMICTLIASKSFKRVKPLWPPVLRNAGMIIIGYTVGLSFTLETLQQIGRQLPSMILLTVLLLLCSLMIASLVSLLSGVPFPTVLMGSIPGGLTQMIPLAEEIKGIDITVVTFLQVSRLMMIIFFVPLLVFSPLFEGAGGKTVEGVVHSAAAASWEGLFPHIIVFAVLCTLFAIVGQRFKFPTAYLLGPMIATVLLNLSGYTGHALPTVFLNASQLVIGIYVGMLLKPEQLGNKLRIIILAIFSGASLIVCSIGLSLLLTKLHTVSMVTAFLGLAPGGMDQMGIIAKEAGADLSVVICYQLFRTLFIFLAVPPLLKAIFKAMARKQPSGS
- a CDS encoding MraY family glycosyltransferase — its product is MVYVIGFILSLVIVLALIPPLRKLAIRVDFVDRPTSRKIHKEPVPHLASIAIFLGFMIPYLILTRHWDREMAGVIAGSLLIMGIGMVDDWYKTRGKDFAALPKTVIQVAAAVIVYFSGISFVGVTIPFVGHMIVFPEWLQFILTILWIFGVTTVINFMDGLDGLSGGVAGISALTLFVVAIAKGQSHSAIMAIILVGVALGYLKYNKPPAKIYMGDAGATFIGFMLGIIALDGAFKQVTVISILVPVLALGVPIFDNIYVVIKRYLNGQPVYKADRSQIHYRLISWGLSPKQAVVFIYLISACLSLSSIILMLLS
- a CDS encoding stalk domain-containing protein, coding for MKNNKMFQILAAAALVTTALSAGTAEAATAKAPVKSPASKTTAAKFAVTTTQILVNGQSVSVQMLQAGNGKLIAVGDLVKAYGAAVTSSKGVITIKSDKIGHSLQLQTGSKTFKLDGEAHSFTTAPLMQDNRSYVELKPVVLALGGEVLDAGQTLQILTKERIAGSFASVNFDAQGQVIAIKDDADPAQLFHLNTDYSSRLLSSDNNVLNMSISPNGDSAAYTDETGQLYLTSLSGGQPLKLGADTSVKTDLAWSADGKKIYFVQGDKQEKISYIAVDSGKITEILADKVENKSEVHVSSDDKKIAYIVNITGVAQSDKDSTEDSLKIDYSGAGEQIYTLDLDVKDAKPAALTTSSDNKLYPAFLTNGSIAFLSADSENSSAKGVIKSISADGKIQDLIGDVDMALSAASANGNIAAAGVAADGSTKVYSVVDGIKTELYSTKSDITDLAISSDGTRVAIIADGKVIVVQNGKASQLTK